CCGCGCAGGATGATGTGGCAGTCGGGATTCCCGCTGGTGGTCACGGCGGAGGCGATGCCGTCTTCACTGACGCCGAGAAAAGTTTGGGGTTGGATGGCGGCCTTGATGGCATTCACCGCCGGGGAGATGTGGCCGAAGGTACCGTTTTTGAACCCCAGCGGCATGGAAAGGCCGGAGGCCATCTGGCGGTGCGTCTGGGATTCGGTGGTGCGAGCCCCCACGGCGCTCCAGCAGATGAGATCGGCGATGTATTGGGGGGTGATGGGGTCCAGGAGCTCGGTGGCGGTGGCCATGCCGAGTTCGAGGACATCGCGCAGGATGCGGCGGGCGAGGCGGAGGCCATCCGGGATGTTGCAGGTGCCGTCCAGATCGGGGTCCATGATCAGCCCCTTCCAGCCCACGGTGGTGCGGGGTTTTTCAAAATAGACGCGCATGACGATACAGAGGCGGTCTTTGAGCTCTTCAGCCAGTTTGGCCAGTTTGGTGGCGTATTCGAGGCCGGCTTCGGGATCGTGGATCGAGCAGGGGCCGACGATGACCAGGAAGCGTTTGTCATCTCCAAACAAGATGTTCCGAATCTCCTGCCGAGCGTGGCTCACGAAAGCGGCCTGGCTTTCGGAAGGCGGAATCTCGGCCACCAGGGCGCGAGGCGCGGGCAGGGGGATGTTGGAAGCGATGTGGACGTTGGCCGTGGAATTCATGACAGAGACGAGACGGGAAGGTAGGGATACGTTTGGTTAGGCCTTTTGACCGCCAAAGAAATGGGACAGGGCTTCGATCATGCCCTCACTGGCGTAACGCGTGGCGACAAAACCGCCATGGTTCTGCACATGCTGCTTCACAGCGGGCAGGCCATTGCCGGGGGTGGCGATCATACGGGCATGAAGGGGATTGAGCATGGAGAGATCGTTCAGGTTATCCCCTGCCGCGAAGCAATGATTGGCAGTCAGCCCGAGCAGGCGGGCCAGTTCACTCAGAGCGGTGCCTTTGCTGTAGCCGCTGTGGGAGAAGCGCAGGTAGATGCCATTGCGATGGTAACCGATGTCAGGGAACTGCGTGGCATGGGTATCAATGTAGGCGCAGATAGCATCCAATTCTTCTTCACTGCTGCCCACGATGCCTAACTCTCCATATTCACCGGCGAGGAATTGGGCTTGAGTCTGGCTCTCCACCATGTGGCGGATGGCGTCCAGAGAGGCGCGGTGCTCTTTCACGAAACGCTCATGGGCTTTCCGCGCCTGTTTATTCCAGGGGCCGAAGTCCGTCCATTTGCTGAACAGGCCGGGCTTATGGATATCGCACTCCATGGCGATGATGTAGTCCGGCTCCATGAAGATGCCGTATTGGGCCAAGCCTTGAAGCGTTTGAGGTAAACTGCGACCGGTATTGATGACCCAAGCGGCCCCCTGGGTCCGTAATTGCTGGATCATCTGCCCCAGCATGGGATGAAAAATGGGGGTGCTCTCAGGATGAACCAGCGTGCCATCGAAGTCGAAGGAGAGGATGAACGTGGGCTTACGGGCGGACATTGGGGGAGTGAAAGGTGTCCACCCTGGCGGAGAGAGAGTCAAGTCAAGGCAGGCTGGGCAGTGCTTCGGGGTGAGTTTGCCAAATTTGGAACCATGTCGCTCCGAGCAACACCCACAGCACCGCCTGGTATCCGCCAGTCAGCATGGGGCCGGCCCCCCGGCGCCGGGCGCGGCGGAGCACGCTTTCGTAGCCCCACAGTAAGCTGAGGGCGAGAGGCCCGGTGAGTGCATGCAGGTAGCGTATCTCCACCAGGGCTGAATCCCAGGCGGCGATGATGAGGTAGGCGGCTGTGGCCGCGACCACGAAGATCACTGCCGTGGCGGTCTCGGGATGCAGACGCTCCCCGGCATGACAGGCCCGGGGCGTGCTGCACCAGCAGGCGAGCACCGTCACGATGAGGAGGACTAGTAGCACGGCGAGGGCCTCTCCGCCGTGACCTTGCCACTGGGTCATGACGCGTCCTAGCCCACTGAGCAGGCGGCCCTGCACCTGTTCCGAGGCGTGACTCTGGAAATACAGTCGGGCTGTAGGGCGTTCCAGGGCAGGGACCTTTTTCAGGCTTGAACGGTCTGGATGAGCCTCAATCCAGGCTTCTCCCTCGGCGGGGGTATCCAGCCAGCGGATGTGATCCACATATTGAAAAGCCGCATCTCCGAACTTCTGGTGGGCCTCGGTGAGGCGGGGGCCGCTGACAGCACAAAAAGCCGCCACGAGTAAGATCAAGCCAAACAGGTGATTGTCCCGTAGCCACAGGGTGGTGCCTTCTCCCAGCCGCCAATGCGCAGACAACCATCCCCAAAAGGCCCGCAGACTCGTCACCAGGATGAAGGTGACCAAGAGGGGCAGAATACGGTCCTGCGAAAGGTAAGCGAGGCCTCCAAAGACCCCCACCGCCCCATAGACCCATAGAGAATTCCGCTGCAGGCCATAGACGCAGCCCAGCCACGTCAGCAGAAAGAACAGTTGGAAGAGCGTGGCTCCCGTGAAGTGCGACAAGGTCTCGGCCCAGCCGTGGAATCCGGTGAGGGTCACGACCAGAAGCGTGGCAGGCAGGGCAAAAAAGCGCATGCAGGCCAGTCCCAGAAGGATAAGGCAAGAGGCGGTCAAACCGGTGCGAAACCAGGTGATGTAAGCCAGCGATTCTTTTGGGTGATCTGGATCCAGCATCCAGGCGGCTAGCCAGGGACTGAGCGGTTGAATGAGACCGTCCGTGCGGTGCGGTGCGAGCTTTTTCAGCGGTGCCGAAACGCTCTCTCGGAAGTCGGGGCGTAGATCTTCCGCAGTGGCCTCAGCCAGAGAAAGATGGCGGGTTTCCAAAGGGCTGAGCTGACGTTCGGAGATGCTCAGGATGTCTTTCTCCGCCAGTTGAACGTAGCCCGTGCCGAGAGCCCCCAGGATCAGACCAAAGACGAGCCAACGCAGCCAGGTGTAGGGACTGGAGGTGGAGGCGGGGGCCATAGAAGGGGAATACCTTTCTTATGGCACGCTAAGAGGATGGGATGCAAAAGGAAAATGGGGCTCTGTTTTAGCCCAAGCCTTTTCTTTATTGCGAAGGCTACTTTTGATAGGGCTTTGCCTTCGGCACCTCGTCCAGAGGCATACCAAACCGGATGGTCTCTTCCATGATCGTGCTCCGCTTGGATTCGATGGTGTTCGGGCTATCGAGCGGGGCCGTGGAATTGATGATCTTGGGCTGGATAAAGATCAGGAGTTCATCCCGGGTGGTGGTCTTTTCCGTTGTTCCGAAGAGGTGCTTCAAGACGGGCACCCGGCGCAGGAAAATAGCTCCACGCTCGCTGTTGCCCGTGCGTTCGGTGATCAGCCCGCCCAAGACAATGGTGGAACCGTCTCGGACCGTCACTGTGGTGAGCAACTCTTGGGTGCCGATGGTGGGGACCGTATTCCCCGAGATGTTTTGCTCTCCCACGATGTTATCGTTCACCTGAGCGATGCGCAGGGTGACCTCGTTGTCGTTGTTGATGAGGGGGACCACCTCGAGTTTCAACACGACGTCCCGATAATCAATGCTAGCACTGGTGGCGGCGATGTTGTTGATGCCGGCATTGGAGAGAATATTCACTGGCACCGCGATGCGTTGGCCGCTGGAGATGACCGCTTTACCGTTGTTCGTGGTGAACATGCTCGGGCTGGAGAGGACTTTGAAGTTCTTGTTACCTTCCAGAAGATTGACATACCGGCTGAGGGATCCCAGTTGACCGTAAAAGCTCATGGAACTGGTGCCGAAGTTTTCCATGTTGAAGGGAATGTCTAGGGCCCCTGTTAGCGCAGTCGAGCTACTGGGTTGGCTGACGTCTTTTTGCCGAATGGTGAAGTCATCCAGCATATTCAGGAAGTCGAAGCCGTAGTTGAACTCGCCGCCCAAGTTGAGCTGGCCAATGATGGTGCTGATGTAGACCTGCTGCGGGCGCACATCCATTTCACGGATGAGTTGATCAATCACCGCGATGTGCTCGGGGGAGCCGCTGACCACGAGGCTATTCGATTGAGGATCGGCGATGAGGAGGGTCTTACCGACGATCAGAGATTCGGGAGCGGAGATCACATCCGGATCATCCAGCAGGCTGCGCTCTGCACGGCTCGTCTGTTGGCTGCCTGTATTGAAACCATAGCCGCCTAAGTAAGGTTGATTCAGGCTGGAAGAGTCGTTTTGAGCCGCATCCGTGGATGGGGTATTGGAGCTTGCACTTGGC
Above is a window of Prosthecobacter debontii DNA encoding:
- a CDS encoding secretin N-terminal domain-containing protein, with the protein product MRAFSASTSPRAIVKRWLIAVAVAALILASVHAQSPSALNDSATIKVNFPNSPVQAIIPFYTQITGKKIILDSALQGEPLRIISPEPLTRKEAVAFIEATLLLNGYAIVPVDDTTVKLIHHSGGKSPTPEGLKVYNSIKDLPATEELCHFVMPLVHISPEEASKAFQQVIKLHSYGAIMPMKNAAALIITENSTTIRSIYEIAQVIDVPPAEIANEMIKLERSDAESVAEIINEIYAEEEKTETIPAPATTAPQVVAANGARTPVINPMGAANTANTNPSVAKVKVIPHRRTNSLLVIARPVDITYIRGLVEKLDQQADDVTFLKRKLAYLDVGDFLPVAYNALAKDTDIQNEAGDAMSGGGRRGSSARRPSASSNTPSTDAAQNDSSSLNQPYLGGYGFNTGSQQTSRAERSLLDDPDVISAPESLIVGKTLLIADPQSNSLVVSGSPEHIAVIDQLIREMDVRPQQVYISTIIGQLNLGGEFNYGFDFLNMLDDFTIRQKDVSQPSSSTALTGALDIPFNMENFGTSSMSFYGQLGSLSRYVNLLEGNKNFKVLSSPSMFTTNNGKAVISSGQRIAVPVNILSNAGINNIAATSASIDYRDVVLKLEVVPLINNDNEVTLRIAQVNDNIVGEQNISGNTVPTIGTQELLTTVTVRDGSTIVLGGLITERTGNSERGAIFLRRVPVLKHLFGTTEKTTTRDELLIFIQPKIINSTAPLDSPNTIESKRSTIMEETIRFGMPLDEVPKAKPYQK
- a CDS encoding 3-deoxy-7-phosphoheptulonate synthase — encoded protein: MNSTANVHIASNIPLPAPRALVAEIPPSESQAAFVSHARQEIRNILFGDDKRFLVIVGPCSIHDPEAGLEYATKLAKLAEELKDRLCIVMRVYFEKPRTTVGWKGLIMDPDLDGTCNIPDGLRLARRILRDVLELGMATATELLDPITPQYIADLICWSAVGARTTESQTHRQMASGLSMPLGFKNGTFGHISPAVNAIKAAIQPQTFLGVSEDGIASAVTTSGNPDCHIILRGGEDGPNYGADDVAETRAALEAAKLKPSIMIDASHGNCAKDHTKMPQVFREIVRQRAAGEDSIIGAMLESNLVGGNQKFPRPLNELTRGQSITDACMDWATTEQALREAHALLG
- a CDS encoding HAD family hydrolase; the encoded protein is MSARKPTFILSFDFDGTLVHPESTPIFHPMLGQMIQQLRTQGAAWVINTGRSLPQTLQGLAQYGIFMEPDYIIAMECDIHKPGLFSKWTDFGPWNKQARKAHERFVKEHRASLDAIRHMVESQTQAQFLAGEYGELGIVGSSEEELDAICAYIDTHATQFPDIGYHRNGIYLRFSHSGYSKGTALSELARLLGLTANHCFAAGDNLNDLSMLNPLHARMIATPGNGLPAVKQHVQNHGGFVATRYASEGMIEALSHFFGGQKA